The following proteins are co-located in the Aquarana catesbeiana isolate 2022-GZ linkage group LG02, ASM4218655v1, whole genome shotgun sequence genome:
- the MLNR gene encoding motilin receptor produces MKNLSVYDEASSSDFYDSNLFPPCTETVCSLFSLKILIPTTTVCLFIMVAGIIGNTITILIIKKYKEMKTTTNFYLSSMAVSDMIILLCLPFDLYRLWRSKPWIFGVFLCKSLSLISEACTYSTILHITALSIERYLAICFPLKAKVFITKRRVKIVIVFLWVVALLSASPLYNMFDYIEAINDTGPFNSSWQCQYTENAFNSGHLKIMMWVTTVYFFLPMFCLTVLYGFIGNTLWKSRNSIRGPNAANRERSHRQTVKILAVVVLAFVICWLPFHIGRLIFVHTTNMEVMRISQYFNIVAMPLFYLNASINPILYNLISKKYRTAAYRLLRLARPDERAYNAIKDETGGHTEISTFTHNEYITQI; encoded by the exons ATGAAGAATCTTTCTGTATACGATGAGGCAAGCTCATCAGACTTCTATGACAGCAATCTCTTTCCTCCATGTACAGAGACTGTATGTTCCCTTTTCTCCCTCAAAATTCTCATCCCTACCACAACCGTCTGCCTGTTTATAATGGTTGCTGGAATCATTGGGAATACCATTACAATTCTTATAATCAAAAAATACAAAGAAATGAAGACAACCACAAATTTCTACTTGTCCAGCATGGCTGTATCAGATATGATCATTTTATTGTGTTTGCCCTTTGACTTGTACCGTCTTTGGAGGTCTAAGCCTTGGATCTTTGGGGTTTTTCTCTGTAAATCTTTGAGCTTGATTAGTGAAGCTTGTACCTATTCCACTATTCTCCATATCACAGCTCTGAGCATTGAAAGATATTTAGCCATCTGCTTTCCTCTGAAAGCCAAAGTCTTTATTACTAAGAGGAGGGTAAAGATTGTGATTGTATTTTTGTGGGTTGTAGCCCTCCTTTCTGCTTCTCCTCTTTATAACATGTTTGATTATATAGAAGCTATTAATGACACTGGACCCTTCAACAGCAGCTGGCAGTGCCAATACACAGAGAACGCTTTTAATTCTGGTCACCTGAAGATCATGATGTGGGTGACCACGGTGTACTTTTTCTTACCCATGTTCTGCCTGACTGTCCTCTATGGCTTTATTGGAAACACACTGTGGAAAAGCAGAAATTCCATTAGAGGTCCTAATGCTGCAAATCGGGAAAGAAGTCACCGACAAACAGTCAAGATTCTAG CGGTGGTCGTGCTGGCTTTTGTCATCTGTTGGCTGCCTTTTCACATCGGAAGACTCATCTTTGTACACACCACTAACATGGAGGTGATGAGAATTTCCCAATACTTCAATATTGTCGCCATGCCGCTCTTCTACTTGAATGCCTCCATCAATCCCATCCTCTACAATCTTATCTCCAAGAAATACAGGACTGCGGCCTACAGGCTTCTGCGACTGGCCCGGCCTGATGAGCGGGCTTACAATGCCATCAAGGATGAAACTGGAGGTCACACAGAGATCAGCACATTTACTCACAATGAGTATATTACCCAGATCTGA